The following are from one region of the Synergistaceae bacterium genome:
- the rplJ gene encoding 50S ribosomal protein L10, whose protein sequence is MPTQAKREMVDSLVKLLKKSNAVFLTEYRGLTVAKIGDCRKRILNAGGEMKICKNTLMRIALSECGIVQASEFDSGPNAYVLSYGDVVAVAKSIRDFSKEKGNEALIVKGAIFEGQVLSKEQVFALADLPSREALLAQVVRTIAAPLQGLVTVLSGPARGLVTCLSQIRDKKEAA, encoded by the coding sequence ATGCCTACACAAGCAAAACGTGAAATGGTCGATTCTCTTGTCAAACTGCTGAAAAAAAGCAATGCCGTGTTCCTCACGGAGTACCGCGGGCTTACAGTCGCTAAAATCGGAGACTGCCGCAAACGGATCCTCAATGCCGGCGGCGAGATGAAGATATGCAAAAACACACTCATGCGCATAGCTCTCTCCGAATGCGGAATAGTCCAGGCTTCAGAATTTGATTCCGGCCCTAACGCCTATGTCCTGTCCTACGGAGATGTCGTTGCGGTAGCCAAGTCTATCCGCGACTTCTCGAAAGAGAAGGGCAACGAAGCTCTGATAGTAAAGGGAGCGATTTTTGAAGGTCAGGTCCTAAGCAAGGAGCAGGTTTTTGCACTGGCAGACCTCCCCTCAAGGGAAGCCCTCCTTGCTCAGGTCGTCCGCACGATCGCGGCGCCACTTCAGGGATTGGTCACCGTGCTTTCAGGACCGGCACGAGGCCTTGTTACCTGTCTCTCACAGATCAGGGACAAAAAAGAAGCAGCATAG
- a CDS encoding TolC family protein, with protein sequence MKKIAITITSILILILSSFVAFAESVPASQDTELKEGRWTDMAKRYPIPAVSGDIADAPKPEVLASWWDTLGDKTLTQLITWSLQSNRDLASARAKVTEARASLGISKAEMLPWLDTTNYWYNKKSPLDTSGKDSDIYRLGIDASWEIDIFGGRRQTVKAGVATLEAQYSALHATWVSLSSEVALDYLTLRTLQERLVIAKNNLVLQQDTLDMLQSQVDSGLSDQLALNQAKYTLEQTKATIPPLETSIEEVKNSLAILVGRVPGSLEELLGEKKPLPKLDAGMLVGIPANALRQRPDIRAAERQLVAQIARKESAKADLWPKFYLIGSIGTEALDSGSLFEGPNKAYSFGPKITWPIFHGGAIRNNIRVQTARQEQYLAAYEQAVLNAVAEVRNALTSGIQERQRNEALSRGVKAAQIALDVANDKYKNGLTDFNNVISAQRALLSLSEAYAISEGQVTSDAVRLFKALGGGWAPLAAEYQAEETAKKVK encoded by the coding sequence TGGACTGACATGGCAAAGAGATATCCCATCCCTGCCGTCTCCGGGGACATCGCCGACGCGCCGAAGCCAGAAGTGCTGGCGAGCTGGTGGGACACACTGGGCGACAAAACGCTGACTCAGCTCATAACATGGTCTCTGCAGAGCAACAGAGACCTTGCCTCTGCACGCGCAAAAGTCACGGAGGCACGTGCATCTCTGGGTATAAGCAAAGCGGAGATGCTCCCGTGGCTCGACACGACAAATTACTGGTACAACAAAAAATCTCCTCTCGATACAAGCGGCAAGGACTCTGACATCTACCGCCTCGGCATAGATGCGTCATGGGAGATAGATATTTTCGGCGGACGCAGGCAGACGGTAAAGGCCGGAGTCGCCACACTTGAGGCACAGTACTCCGCGCTCCATGCGACCTGGGTTTCGCTCTCCTCGGAGGTCGCGCTCGACTACCTGACGCTCCGCACACTCCAGGAACGGCTCGTGATAGCCAAAAACAACCTTGTGCTGCAGCAGGACACCCTCGACATGCTCCAGTCGCAAGTGGACTCGGGATTGAGCGACCAGCTCGCACTAAATCAGGCAAAGTACACGCTTGAACAGACGAAGGCAACTATCCCTCCGCTGGAAACAAGTATAGAAGAAGTCAAAAACAGCCTGGCCATACTCGTCGGCCGTGTGCCCGGCAGTCTGGAGGAACTGCTGGGCGAAAAGAAGCCCCTGCCCAAACTTGATGCGGGCATGCTGGTCGGCATCCCCGCTAATGCGCTGCGGCAGAGGCCCGATATACGCGCCGCCGAACGCCAGCTCGTGGCACAGATCGCACGCAAGGAATCTGCAAAGGCAGACCTGTGGCCTAAGTTCTACCTCATCGGCTCCATAGGCACAGAAGCCCTTGATTCGGGCAGCCTCTTCGAAGGGCCGAACAAAGCCTACAGTTTCGGGCCAAAGATCACCTGGCCGATATTCCACGGGGGGGCGATAAGAAACAACATCCGCGTACAGACCGCACGGCAGGAACAGTATCTTGCCGCTTATGAACAGGCAGTTCTCAATGCAGTCGCTGAAGTACGGAATGCTTTAACCTCCGGCATTCAGGAACGCCAGCGCAACGAAGCGCTCAGCCGCGGCGTTAAGGCAGCACAAATCGCGCTTGATGTTGCAAATGACAAATATAAAAACGGACTCACTGATTTCAACAACGTTATCAGTGCACAGCGGGCACTCCTCTCGCTATCTGAAGCTTATGCCATAAGCGAAGGACAGGTGACCTCAGATGCTGTCAGGCTTTTCAAGGCCCTCGGCGGCGGCTGGGCGCCGCTGGCAGCAGAATATCAGGCGGAAGAAACCGCTAAGAAGGTAAAATAG
- the rplL gene encoding 50S ribosomal protein L7/L12, producing the protein MTREDLIKAIEEMSVLELSELVKELEEKFGVSASAPAMMMPMAGAAAPAAAAEEEKTEFDVILEEYGANKINVIKVVREVTGLGLKEAKELVDSAPKPVKEGATKDESEEIKKKLEEAGAKVVLK; encoded by the coding sequence ATGACACGTGAAGATCTTATCAAGGCAATTGAAGAAATGTCCGTTCTTGAGCTCTCAGAGCTCGTTAAGGAACTCGAGGAAAAGTTTGGCGTATCAGCATCGGCACCGGCAATGATGATGCCTATGGCAGGCGCAGCCGCACCTGCAGCAGCAGCCGAAGAAGAGAAGACCGAGTTTGACGTTATCCTCGAAGAGTACGGCGCAAATAAAATCAACGTCATCAAGGTAGTCCGTGAGGTCACGGGGCTCGGCCTCAAAGAAGCGAAGGAACTCGTGGACAGCGCGCCAAAACCGGTAAAGGAAGGCGCAACTAAGGACGAATCTGAAGAGATCAAAAAGAAGCTTGAAGAAGCCGGCGCCAAAGTAGTACTTAAGTAG
- a CDS encoding amidohydrolase has protein sequence MKIIDGHAHIYPPEFERDRDKIAEHEPWFDILTRSKVNKWGTAEEFVLTLDANGIESGFVTSFAFHDQGLCRVANDYVLDAARRYPGRIRPLAVVSPSRPGADEEIARCAEAGAAGVGELFPDGQNLDISDMSQTWRLVSACHEHGLFILFHIAEQAGHQYPGKGCYGADKAAKFCMNHPEAKVVFAHFGGGLWAFEAMP, from the coding sequence ATGAAAATCATCGATGGACACGCACATATTTATCCCCCGGAATTTGAGCGCGACAGGGATAAAATCGCAGAACACGAGCCTTGGTTCGATATTCTGACACGTTCAAAGGTAAACAAATGGGGCACCGCAGAGGAATTTGTCTTGACGCTTGATGCAAACGGGATCGAGTCAGGGTTTGTGACAAGCTTTGCCTTTCATGACCAGGGGCTCTGCCGGGTGGCCAACGACTATGTGCTGGATGCAGCCCGCCGTTATCCCGGGCGTATCCGTCCGCTTGCCGTTGTATCTCCCTCGCGTCCGGGAGCGGACGAAGAGATCGCGCGTTGTGCCGAGGCAGGAGCCGCAGGAGTCGGTGAGCTCTTTCCTGACGGACAGAACCTTGACATATCGGATATGAGCCAGACATGGCGGCTGGTATCTGCATGCCACGAACACGGCCTTTTTATCCTTTTTCATATTGCCGAGCAGGCCGGACACCAATATCCCGGCAAAGGCTGCTACGGCGCTGACAAAGCCGCCAAATTCTGCATGAACCACCCGGAGGCCAAGGTTGTCTTTGCACACTTTGGCGGAGGACTGTGGGCATTTGAAGCCATGCC